A stretch of Antennarius striatus isolate MH-2024 chromosome 6, ASM4005453v1, whole genome shotgun sequence DNA encodes these proteins:
- the paf1 gene encoding RNA polymerase II-associated factor 1 homolog produces the protein MAPTIQTQAQREDGHRPSTHRTVPERSGVVCRVKYCNSLPDIPFDPKFITYPFDQHRFVQYKATSLEKQHKHELLTEPDLGVTIDLINPDTYRIDPNIHLDPADEKLLEEDIQAPSSSKRSQQHAKVVPWMRKTEYISTEFNRYGVSNEKVEVKIGVSVKQQFTEEEIYKDRDSQISAIEKTFEDAQKLITQHYSKPRVTPVEVLPVFPDFKMWINPCAQVIFDSDPAPKDISGPAGVEMMSQAMIRGMMDEEGNQFVAYFLPNEDTIRKRKRDCDEGMDYMPEELYDYKIAREYNWNVKNKASKGYEENYFFIFRDGDGVYYNELETRVRLSKRRAKAGTQSTTNAVLVCKHRDMNEKELEAQEARKAQLENHEPEDEEEDMDKDMPDSGDEKDKGSGSEAENSGSESEREDEDEQEQRGEDDEEDEDRGKRRRKASGSGSESGEERTREMRDEEEIFGSDDDSDDNEPKNSGRSSGEEGSGSEDEGGNRGGSRSRSASPARSDRSSEHSERAQSGSGSERGSDSSDASDSE, from the exons ATGGCTCCAACGATACAGACACAAGCACAACGAGAAGACGGCCACAG GCCATCCACACACCGAACTGTTCCAGAGAG GTCAGGAGTGGTCTGTCGGGTCAAGTACTGCAACAGCCTGCCTGACATCCCATTTGATCCCAAATTCATCACTTATCCATTTGACCAGCACAG GTTTGTACAGTATAAAGCCACTTCTCTAGAGAAGCAGCACAAGCATGAGCTCCTGACAGAGCCAGACCTCGGCGTGACCATTGATCTCATAAATCCAGACACCTACCGTATAGACCCCAATA tacatttggATCCAGCTGATGAAAAACTGCTGGAAGAAGACATCCAGGCTCCATCAAGCTCAAAGAG ATCCCAGCAACATGCCAAAGTGGTCCCGTGGATGAGAAAGACGGAATATATTTCTACAGAGTTCAACAGATACGGTGTTTCCAATGAGAAAGTGGAAGTCAA GATTGGTGTGTCTGTCAAACAGCAGTTTACAGAAGAGGAAATCTATAAGGACAGAGACAGTCAGATTTCTGCTATTGAGAAGACATTTGAAGATGCACAGAAATTG ATTACACAGCATTACAGCAAACCCCGAGTTACTCCTGTGGAGGTGTTACCTGTGTTCCCCGACTTCAAG ATGTGGATTAACCCATGTGCTCAGGTCATCTTTGACTCTGATCCTGCACCTAAAGACATATCAGGACCAGCAGGAGTTGAAATGATGTCTCAGGCCATGATCAG AGGAATGATGGATGAGGAAGGAAATCAGTTTGTGGCCTACTTTCTTCCCAATGAAGACACTATTCGCAAGCGCAAAAGAGACTGTGACGAGGGGATGGATTATATGCCTGAGGAGCT GTATGACTATAAGATTGCAAGGGAGTACAACTGGAACGTTAAGAACAAAGCCAGCAAGGGTTATGAGGAGAACTACTTTTTCATCTTCAGAGATGGAGATGGCGTTTACTACAATGAGCTAGAGACGAG AGTGCGTCTTAGCAAGAGGAGAGCCAAGGCTGGAACTCAGTCAACCACAAATGCTGTGctggtgtgtaaacacagagatATGAACGAGAAGGAACTTGAAGCCCAG GAAGCACGTAAAGCTCAACTGGAGAACCATGAGccagaagatgaggaggaagacatGGATAAGGACATGCCAGATTCCg GTGATGAGAAAGATAAGGGCAGTGGCAGTGAAGCAGAGAATTCTGGTAGTGAGTCCGAGAGGGAAGACGAAGATGAGCAAGAACAAAGgggagaagatgatgaagaagacgaGGACAGAGGGAAGCGAAGGAGGAAGGCAAGTGGCAGTGGGAGTGAGAGCGGTGAAGAGAGGACCAGAGAAATGCGAGACGAAGAAGAGATCTTTGGCAGTGATGACGACAGTGATGACAACGAACCCAAGAACTCTGGCAGGAGCAGCGGGGAGGAGGGCAGTGGGAGCGAAGATGAAGGGggaaacagaggaggaagcaggagtcGCAGCGCTTCTCCGGCACGCAGCGACCGCAGCAGCGAGCACTCAGAGAGGGCTCAGAGTGGAAGTGGAAGCGAGAGAGGCTCAGATTCCAGTGATGCCAGTGACAGTGAATAG
- the taok1a gene encoding serine/threonine-protein kinase TAO1 yields MPNSSRAGNLKDPEIAELFYKEDPEKLFSDLREIGHGSFGAVYFAQDVRTNEVVAIKKMSYSGKQSTEKWQDIIKEVKFLQRIQHPNSIEYKGCYLREHTAWLVMEYCLGSASDLLEVHKKPLQEIEIAAITHGALQGLAYLHSHNMIHRDIKAGNILLTEPGQVKLADFGSASIACPANSFVGTPYWMAPEVILAMDEGQYDGKVDIWSLGITCIELAERKPPLFNMNAMSALYHIAQNESPMLQSSEWTDYFRNFVDSCLQKFPQDRPNSEELLKHAFVQRERPESVLIDLINRTKDAVRELDNLQYRKMKKILFQEAHNGPTTETQDEEEEPEHTVGRTGTVNSVGSNQSIPSMSISASSQSSSVNSLTDAGDDKSEVDMEGDHTVMSNSSVIHLKPDEQGFNQESEPHARPIEQQSPPAHTPRPKRNREHFATIRTASVLTRQIKEHEQDSELREQILGYKRMRRQHQKQLMALENKLKAEMDEHRLRLDKELENQRNSFAQEMEKLIKKHQASMEKDAKTFSNDEKKFQQHIQSQQKKELSSFLESQKREYKLRKEQLKEELNENQSTPKKEKQEWLSKQKENFQHYQAEEEANLQRRQRQYLELECRRFKRRILIARHNIEQDLVREELNKRQTQKDLEHAMLLRHHESMQELEFRQLNTIQKTRAELIRLQHQTELTNQQEYNKRRERELRRKHVTEVRQQPKSLKSKELQIKKQFQDTCKIQTRQYKALRNHLLETTPKSEHKAVLKRLKQEQHRKLAILAEQYDHSINEMLSTQALRLDETQESQCQALRMQLQQELELLNAYQSKIKMQTDAQHERERKDLEQRVSLRRALLEQKIEEEMMSLQNERLERIRSLLERQAREVEAFDSESMRLGFSNMVLSNISPEALSHSFPGAPGSWSHHQQPRPSGSGQGPHWGSGSVGAGSSHQGGHHHYHSSPGGAPIQQAWGQGMQGGGGPSPWGHPSAASRISGGVQNSPQAMGRTPSGGRSEQGMSRSTSVTSQISNGSHLSYT; encoded by the exons ATGCCCAATAGCAGTCGGGCGGGGAACCTGAAGGACCCCGAAATTGCTGAGCTCTTCTATAAGGAGGATCCAGAAAAGCTTTTCTCGGATCTGCGTGAGATCGGACATGGCAGCTTTGGTGCTGTATATTTT GCACAGGATGTGCGGACAAATGAGGTGGTCGCCATCAAGAAAATGTCTTATAGTGGAAAGCAGTCCACTGAG AAATGGCAAGACATAATCAAGGAGGTCAAATTCCTGCAGAGAATACAACATCCAAACAGCATAGAGTACAAAGGATGCTACCTGCGGGAGCACACTGCCTGG CTGGTAATGGAGTATTGTCTCGGCTCTGCCTCAGATTTGTTAGAAG TTCACAAGAAACCTCTACAAGAAATTGAAATAGCTGCAATTACCCATGGTGCACTTCAAGGGTTGGCTTATCTTCACTCCCACAACATGATTCACCG AGATATAAAGGCAGGAAACATCTTGCTCACAGAGCCAGGGCAGGTAAAACTAGCAGATTTTGGTTCTGCTTCCATTGCCTGTCCTGCCAATTCCTTTGTTGGGACTCCATATTG gATGGCACCAGAGGTCATTTTGGCTATGGACGAGGGTCAGTACGATGGGAAGGTGGATATTTGGTCTTTGGGAATAACCTGCATTGAATTAG CTGAGAGGAAGCCTCCACTTTTCAACATGAATGCAATGAGTGCCTTATACCATATAGCACAGAATGAAAGCCCCATGCTGCAGTCTAGTGAATG GACGGATTATTTCCGAAACTTTGTAGATTCTTGCCTTCAGAAATTTCCTCAGGATAGGCCAAACTCTGAGGAGCTATTAAAG CATGCATTTGTCCAGCGTGAACGACCAGAATCTGTCCTAATTGACCTCATCAACCGGACTAAGGATGCAGTACGGGAGCTGGACAATCTGCAGTATCgtaaaatgaaaaagattttGTTTCAGGAAGCTCACAATGGCCCCACAACCGAGAcacaggatgaagaggag GAACCAGAGCACACAGTGGGTAGAACAGGTACAGTGAACAGCGTTGGGAGTAACCAATCCATACCAAGTATGTCCATCAGTGCCAGTTCCCAAAGCAGCTCCGTCAACAGTCTGACAGACGCAGGCGATGACAAGAGCGAAGTCGACATGGAGGGAGACCACACTGTCATGTCCAACAGCTCTGTGATACACCTCAAACCA GATGAACAGGGTTTTAATCAAGAGTCAGAACCTCATGCCCGGCCCATTGAGCAACAGTCACCGCCTGCACACACTCCACGGCCAAAACGGAACCGCGAGCACTTTGCCACTATACGCACAGCCTCAGTG CTCACTCGCCAGATAAAAGAGCATGAGCAGGATTCCGAGTTAAGGGAGCAGATCTTGGGCTACAAACGCATGAGACGGCAGCACCAGAAGCAACTCATGGCTCTGGAAAACAAGCTCAAGGCTGAAATGGATGAGCACAGACTTCGCCTGGACAAAGAGCTGGAGAACCAGAGGAACAGCTTTGCCCAAGAGATGGAGAAACTGATCAAGAAGCACCAGGCATCCATGGAAAAAGAT GCAAAAACATTTAGCAATGATGAGAAGAAGTTCCAACAACATATTCAGAGTCAACAGAAGAAAGAGCTCAGCAGCTTCCTAGAATCCCAGAAGCGAGAGTACAAACTTCGCAAAGAGCAACTGAAAGAG GAGTTGAATGAAAACCAGTCCACACCTAAAAAGGAGAAGCAAGAGTGGTTGTCCAAGCAGAAAGAAAACTTCCAACACTACCAAGCAGAGGAAGAGGCCAACTTGCAGCGCAGGCAGAGGCAGTATCTGGAGCTGGAGTGCCGCAGGTTCAAACGGAGGATCTTGATTGCCCGCCACAATATTGAACAGGACTTAGTACGAGAG GAGCTAAACAAACGTCAGACCCAAAAGGACTTGGAACATGCCATGCTTCTTCGGCACCACGAGTCCATGCAAGAGCTGGAGTTCCGCCAGCTCAATACCATCCAAAAGACAAGGGCTGAGCTGATCCGCCTGCAGCACCAGACGGAGCTCACCAACCAGCAAGAGTACAACAAACGGAGAGAGAGGGAACTTCGACGCAAGCATGTTACAGAGGTTCGCCAGCAACCCAAGAGCCTCAAA TCTAAAGAGCTACAGATCAAGAAGCAGTTCCAGGATACGTGTAAGATCCAGACCAGGCAGTACAAAGCATTGAGGAACCATCTGTTGGAGACCACACCAAAGTCAGAGCACAAGGCTGTTCTTAAACGGCTGAAACAGGAGCAACACCGCAAACTTGCCATCTTGGCAGAGCAGTATGACCACTCCATCAATGAGATGCTTTCCACTCAGGCG TTACGTCTGGATGAGACTCAGGAGTCTCAGTGCCAAGCCCTACgaatgcagctgcagcaggagctggaGCTTCTCAACGCCTACCAGAGCAAGATCAAGATGCAGACGGATGCTCAGCACGAACGTGAGAGGAAGGACTTGGAGCAAAGGGTGTCGCTTCGAAGAGCTTTGCTGGAACAGAAG attgaggaggagatgatgtcGTTGCAGAATGAACGTTTGGAGCGAATTCGGAGCCTCCTGGAACGTCAGGCCCGTGAAGTTGAAGCTTTTGATTCGGAGAGTATGCGTCTTGGCTTCAGCAACATGGTGTTATCAAACATCTCCCCAGAGGCCCTCAGCCATAGCTTTCCTGGTGCTCCAGGAAGTTGGAGTCATCATCAGCAACCGCGCCCATCTGGAAGTGGTCAAGGGCCACACTGGGGCAGTGGGAGTGTGGGTGCAGGGTCAAGCCACCAAGGTGGCCATCACCACTATCACTCCAGCCCAGGAGGAGCGCCTATTCAGCAAGCCTGGGGGCAGGGCATGCAGGGAGGTGGGGGTCCATCACCATGGGGCCACCCATCAGCAGCCTCCCGAATTAGTGGAGGTGTACAGAACAGCCCCCAAGCAATGGGGAGGACACCCTCGGGAGGGCGCAGTGAGCAGGGCATGAGCAGGAGTACCAGTGTCACCTCTCAGATATCTAACGGGTCACATCTCTCCTACACATAG